A window of the Dermacentor variabilis isolate Ectoservices unplaced genomic scaffold, ASM5094787v1 scaffold_12, whole genome shotgun sequence genome harbors these coding sequences:
- the LOC142565855 gene encoding uncharacterized protein LOC142565855 produces MAYLPPSQEQTTMNVFIHGVQKEVRLVYKPDGSPLEDANANGYIYEASDGQRLTLRFVAEDSQVENIAPVTRPPTPACASDGFDGVGPGAFPTASASAEEAAEIWSTRKTKFFISKYTEMKDLVGKSRELRTRKLLWVKLTELINEEFMCNMTSTQIENKWKSLDRAYKRSKKENSSSGHHRVTCEYEEQLSEILEKEHSINPRLLLEPGKAIVPSGCSGTSTTEASAELLPVPVEDRLSATIDDSPASKRKRHSKSQLTPLLEVLEKMGQAREKQAEARAEEQKERKKWEEERAKRHADRMERFDRLLDLIAKQQGSQQGE; encoded by the exons ATGGCGTACTTGCCGCCGAGCCAAGAGCAGACGACGATGAATGTTTTCATCCACGGCGTCCAGAAAGAAGTTAGGCTTGTCTACAAGCCCGACGGCTCACCACTGGAGGACGCAAACGCAAATGGATATATATACGAGGCATCAG ACGGGCAGCGCTTGACACTCCGGTTCGTGGCCGAAGATTCGCAGGTTGAAAATATTGCTCCTGTAACACGACCACCGACACCGGCCTGCGCCAGTGACGGCTTCGATGGAGTGGGGCCAGGCGCCTTTCCAACGGCATCCGCGTCCGCTGAAGAAGCAGCGGAGATATGGAGTACTCGCAAAACCAAGTTCTTCATCTCCAAGTACACGGAGATGAAGGACTTGGTTGGAAAGAGCAGAGAACTCCG CACAAGAAAGCTTCTGTGGGTGAAACTCACCGAGCTGATCAACGAGGAATTTATGTGCAATATGACCAGCACACAGATTGAAAATAAGTGGAAGTCGCTTGATCGAGCATATAAGAGGAGCAAGAAGGAGAACAGTTCATCTGGTCACCACCGCGTGACCTGCGAATATGAAGA ACAACTGTCGGAGATACTTGAAAAGGAACACAGTATCAACCCAAGATTGCTTTTGGAGCCTGGAAAGGCAATCGTCCCCAGCGGATGCTCAGG GACAAGCACCACAGAAGCATCCGCCGAGCTTTTGCCTGTGCCAGTCGAGGACAGACTGTCTGCAACAATTGACGACAGCCCGGCCTCTAAAAGGAAACGCCACAGCAAGTCACAGCTTACTCCCCTTTTGGAGGTGCTGGAAAAAATGGGGCAAGCAAGAGAGAAGCAAGCCGAAGCGAGAGCtgaggaacaaaaagaaagaaaaaagtgggaGGAAGAGCGGGCAAAGCGGCATGCAGACCGCATGGAGAGATTTGATCGCCTGCTAGACTTGATTGCAAAGCAACAAGGGTCACAACAGGGAGAATAA